The following are from one region of the Quercus robur chromosome 1, dhQueRobu3.1, whole genome shotgun sequence genome:
- the LOC126714290 gene encoding transcription factor RF2a-like — protein sequence MRNMRYISELRRKIRRLEQEDAELKQRLNMILADFDENITENNQLAYLQQEVEHKLQVQESLNFAMEEENNELRRIICQQQLLPGGDVNNNPIEPSTNQAEENDQDADLKPKE from the exons ATGAGGAATATGCGCTATATTTCCGAACTGAGGAGAAAGATACGAAGACTGGAACAGGAAGATGCTGAATTGAAACAAAGGCTGAACAtgattttg GCTGACTTTGATGAGAATATAACTGAAAACAACCAGCTTGCCTATCTTCAACAGGAAGTGGAGCACAAACTTCAAGTGCAAGAAT CACTCAATTTTGCTATGGAGGAGGAGAACAATGAGCTGAGACGAATTATTTGCCAACAGCAGCTATTACCAGGTGGGGATGTGAACAACAACCCCATTGAGCCTTCTACAAACCAGGCTGAGGAGAATGATCAGGATGCTGACCTAAAGCCTAAGGAGTGA
- the LOC126691108 gene encoding uncharacterized protein LOC126691108, whose translation MKRTIIIMCELLLLLSLFISSSLAFQSDELLIEEEDLGSEGGFPDLAHIRSSSPQPPPTTPTRKRCSESDQDSKVQFSLEHAFGDSDFSPAGIFNARLKTWNHGAQTLTKLRFSRNDFTEVEKEKFQNLLKGDDFYRIRLPSNVLSSPGREYVISSVKARCLPRESLDEHFVIHMEGVNILAVNYGAPGACPHPRQLKLPAKWSFKSHTVLKNSEQAPRAPVFSEDILGETAEGEVILPPERSFWAKYWMYLIPLGLIVMNAITQAMNMPEEQGGGQAQQPGAAVQRGPTPAVRRR comes from the exons ATGAAGcgaacaataataataatgtgtgAGCTGTTGTTGCTTCTGTCTCTATTCATCTCCTCATCTCTGGCCTTCCAATCGGATGAACTCCTCATCGAAGAAGAGGACTTGGGCTCAGAAGGCGGATTCCCTGATCTCGCCCACATCCGATCATCATCACCACAACCACCTCCAACAACCCCAACCCGGAAGAGGTGTTCGGAGTCGGATCAGGATTCGAAGGTCCAGTTCTCACTCGAACACGCCTTTGGCGACTCCGATTTCTCTCCTGCTGGCATCTTCAACGCTCGCCTCAAAACTTGGAACCACGGGGcccag ACACTAACAAAGCTGCGTTTTTCGAGGAATGATTTTACTGAGGTGGAGAAGGAGAAGTTTCAA AATCTTCTGAAAGGAGATGACTTCTATAGGATAAGATTGCCTTCCAATGTTTTGAGCTCCCCTGGGAGGGAATACGTTATATCCTCTGTGAAAGCA AGATGTCTTCCAAGAGAAAGCCTCGATGAACATTTTGTTATACACATG GAAGGTGTCAATATCTTGGCCGTAAATTATGGTGCCCCTGGGGCATGTCCACATCCCCGGCAACTGAAACTT CCTGCAAAATGGTCTTTCAAGTCACACACGGTTTTGAAGAACAGCGAGCAGGCACCAAG AGCTCCAGTATTTTCTGAAGATATTCTTGGAGAGACTGCAGAGGGTGAAGTTATACTGCCACCAGAAAGGTCCTTTTGGGCTAAATAT TGGATGTACCTGATCCCTCTTGGACTGATCGTCATGAATGCCATAACCCAAGCAATGAATATGCCGGAAGAACAAGGTGGTGGCCAAGCGCAGCAGCCAGGGGCTGCAGTCCAACGTGGGCCAACTCCTGCTGTGCGGAGAAGATGA